The genomic segment CGTGCGCCGTACATTATTATAGTTGATCCATCCTCTCTTGAGTTTGAAGTAATAGATAATGCTGCAAATGTAAATGCTTTTAAAGGAGCCGGTATCCAGACTGCTGCAATGGTAAGTGATAAAGGGGCAGCAGCTTTGCTCACAGGTTATTGCGGGCCTAACGCATTTAGAACTCTCAGCGCAGGAGGGGTAAAGGTATGCAATGATGTTACAGGCACTGTAAAAGATGCTGTTGAAGCTTTTAATGAAGGAAGGGTGTCTTTTTCAGACAGGGCAAATGCTGAAGGCCACTGGTAAAAGCTTAAATTTTATTTTGTACATCTGATTGGAGAAAAATTTCGATTATGCGAGTTGTAAATCTGTATAAAAACAATAATAAACCAGTTATCTCTTTTGAGTTC from the Desulfonema limicola genome contains:
- a CDS encoding NifB/NifX family molybdenum-iron cluster-binding protein; the protein is MKIAVTSKGRDLDSQVDPRFGRAPYIIIVDPSSLEFEVIDNAANVNAFKGAGIQTAAMVSDKGAAALLTGYCGPNAFRTLSAGGVKVCNDVTGTVKDAVEAFNEGRVSFSDRANAEGHW